A genomic window from Candidatus Obscuribacterales bacterium includes:
- a CDS encoding SgcJ/EcaC family oxidoreductase produces MKISKTTSIAVTLCLSSLLFCNAAQSAPTTTSAVNTAKTVLSAVYDAPLHAVVQSLAAAASAGDATRMSTLFTLDGTYIDEDGVQTTGRAALQQRFAAGLASQGKIRTTATVQSIKRVAINTAFLEGTTCKESTNGPEACARFTMLLQKKNNEWLIASATETEIITQNAPQKVDRLASLSWLIGTWSASAGNAKVTMTADWVANKNFILCKFVIERPGLRPKVDVQIIGFDPSKQSIVSWNFDSSGGFGNGVWNKQGKEWQIRSTGMEQVGAQTGATNIIAVDSDNKFSWRSIDRVFDGKAVPNTEPLIVERVGRVIQ; encoded by the coding sequence ATGAAAATCTCTAAGACGACATCTATTGCCGTTACTTTATGTCTAAGCTCTTTGCTCTTTTGCAATGCAGCCCAATCAGCTCCGACCACGACCTCTGCTGTAAACACAGCCAAAACGGTGCTTAGCGCTGTCTATGACGCACCGCTTCATGCTGTTGTCCAATCACTAGCAGCAGCAGCTAGTGCGGGAGATGCAACCAGAATGTCGACCTTGTTCACATTGGATGGCACCTACATCGATGAAGATGGCGTGCAAACAACTGGTCGCGCAGCTCTTCAACAACGCTTTGCCGCCGGATTGGCTAGCCAAGGAAAAATAAGAACAACCGCCACCGTACAAAGCATTAAGCGCGTTGCCATAAACACGGCCTTTCTGGAAGGTACTACCTGCAAGGAAAGCACCAATGGTCCGGAAGCATGCGCTCGCTTCACGATGCTTCTGCAAAAGAAAAACAACGAATGGCTTATTGCCTCTGCTACAGAAACAGAGATTATCACTCAAAATGCACCACAGAAAGTTGATCGTCTGGCTTCTCTGAGCTGGTTAATCGGCACATGGTCGGCATCAGCCGGTAACGCCAAAGTAACCATGACCGCAGATTGGGTGGCCAATAAGAATTTCATTCTCTGCAAATTTGTAATTGAACGTCCAGGACTCAGACCAAAAGTAGATGTTCAAATAATAGGCTTTGATCCAAGCAAGCAAAGCATCGTTTCTTGGAACTTTGATTCCAGCGGCGGCTTCGGTAATGGTGTCTGGAATAAGCAAGGCAAAGAATGGCAAATTCGTTCCACCGGCATGGAACAAGTCGGCGCTCAAACCGGAGCTACAAACATAATCGCCGTAGATAGCGACAACAAATTTTCATGGCGCTCTATTGACCGAGTGTTCGACGGCAAAGCGGTTCCGAATACTGAACCGTTAATAGTTGAACGCGTCGGACGCGTTATTCAATAA
- a CDS encoding polysaccharide biosynthesis protein translates to MTPDKPELPVSAQADDALQLEPAVRWKRVFQVVLDAVLSIVALAGAYLIRFDGSPSNLYLHQLLILAPIFLCLHLATNWCFGVYRRLWRYTGLTEVTELGLSIICATTLVMIVRALNLAAVDGNQLSYSIIFIEAGLAFLLFVGPRVLRRLETEHRQRRHWRQPVQKRALLVGAGDAGQMVARELSQRRDVGVDLVGFVDDDPQKAKLRIGNLTIFGSTQELPTLVEELFIDQVIIAMPSAPATEIRRIVDICRNAEVETRILPGLFELIDGRVSINQLREVSLEDLLGREPVDLDNASIAGYIEGRTVLVTGAGGSIGSELCRQIMKFQPKELLLLGKGENSVFNIEQELKTRPEPVKLIPVIADIRDRTRMTNIFEKHKPQVVFHAAAHKHVPLMENNSSEAVTNNILGTRTLAELSDKYTVATFVLVSSDKAVNPTSLMGASKRAAELIVQDLSRRSQTKYVAVRFGNVLDSRGSVLPIWRQQIAQGGPLTVTHLEITRYFMLIPEAVQLIIQAGALGAGGEIFVLDMGKPVKMLDLAHDLIKLSGLRPDEDIKIEVTGLRPGEKLYEELLTAEEGLTKTSYKKIFVGKPQPPEAHVLEAELSRLADAAARDDEGKIRTGLQALVGGTLLQHQNS, encoded by the coding sequence TTGACGCCGGATAAACCCGAATTACCCGTCTCAGCACAGGCTGACGATGCCCTGCAGCTAGAGCCTGCGGTCCGCTGGAAGCGAGTCTTTCAGGTAGTCCTTGACGCGGTTTTGTCCATTGTGGCGCTTGCCGGAGCCTACCTGATTCGCTTTGACGGCAGCCCAAGCAACCTTTACCTTCACCAGCTCTTAATCCTGGCTCCAATATTCCTATGTCTGCACTTGGCAACCAATTGGTGCTTTGGGGTTTATCGCCGTCTTTGGCGTTATACCGGTCTAACAGAAGTTACCGAACTTGGTCTGTCCATTATTTGCGCCACAACTTTAGTCATGATCGTGCGCGCCTTGAATCTCGCCGCAGTTGATGGCAATCAACTTTCGTACAGCATCATTTTCATTGAAGCCGGACTGGCATTTCTCTTGTTTGTCGGCCCAAGAGTATTACGTCGTCTGGAAACAGAACATCGCCAGCGTCGCCACTGGAGACAACCGGTGCAAAAAAGAGCACTGCTTGTTGGTGCCGGTGACGCCGGACAAATGGTTGCGCGCGAGCTATCCCAAAGAAGAGACGTCGGTGTTGATCTGGTAGGTTTCGTTGACGATGATCCACAAAAGGCAAAGTTGCGCATAGGCAATCTCACCATTTTCGGCAGCACGCAAGAATTACCAACTCTTGTCGAAGAGCTTTTCATCGATCAAGTAATCATTGCCATGCCATCGGCACCAGCTACTGAAATTCGCCGCATTGTTGATATCTGTCGTAACGCTGAAGTTGAAACGCGCATTCTGCCTGGATTATTCGAACTCATTGATGGACGAGTTTCCATAAATCAGTTGCGCGAAGTTTCTTTGGAAGATCTTTTGGGCAGAGAACCCGTCGATTTAGACAACGCATCAATCGCCGGCTACATTGAAGGACGAACTGTTCTCGTCACAGGAGCCGGCGGTTCTATCGGCTCAGAACTATGCCGCCAGATAATGAAGTTCCAACCAAAAGAACTTTTGCTCTTGGGCAAAGGCGAAAACAGTGTCTTCAACATCGAGCAGGAACTCAAAACAAGACCCGAGCCTGTCAAACTGATACCAGTAATTGCCGATATTCGCGACCGCACGCGCATGACCAACATTTTTGAAAAACACAAACCGCAAGTTGTTTTTCATGCTGCCGCACACAAACACGTTCCATTGATGGAAAACAATTCAAGCGAAGCAGTAACCAACAATATTCTCGGCACGCGCACCCTTGCTGAGCTTTCGGACAAATACACGGTGGCAACTTTTGTACTGGTATCATCAGACAAAGCCGTAAATCCCACTTCGCTCATGGGAGCATCAAAACGCGCCGCTGAACTTATTGTTCAAGATCTCAGTCGTCGTTCTCAGACCAAATATGTAGCGGTCCGTTTTGGCAATGTGCTTGATAGCCGTGGTTCCGTTCTGCCTATTTGGAGACAACAGATTGCTCAAGGTGGTCCTCTCACTGTCACGCACCTGGAAATCACCCGCTACTTCATGCTTATACCTGAAGCTGTTCAACTTATTATTCAAGCAGGCGCTCTCGGTGCAGGCGGAGAAATTTTTGTCCTGGATATGGGCAAACCGGTAAAAATGTTGGATCTGGCCCATGATCTAATTAAGCTGTCCGGCCTGCGTCCAGACGAAGACATCAAAATTGAAGTGACTGGGCTAAGACCTGGCGAGAAGCTCTACGAAGAGCTTTTGACCGCCGAAGAAGGGCTAACAAAAACCAGTTACAAGAAAATTTTCGTTGGCAAGCCACAGCCGCCTGAAGCTCATGTGCTGGAGGCAGAACTTTCTCGCCTCGCTGATGCTGCCGCTCGCGATGACGAAGGAAAGATCCGCACCGGACTGCAGGCATTAGTCGGTGGCACACTATTGCAACATCAAAACTCTTAA
- a CDS encoding rhomboid family intramembrane serine protease has translation MSNISQREDQIVVITPPTPWITLMLVLMCIFGFYLSQASGEHWLKDNAFNCEKYFQQDNIIAQINYCVLPTFCQINILHMIGSAYFIWIFGSQIELRVGNALMAVIVMITMISGWMSLAQTLGPIGLPVFVGPAFLTCALLGGYLMLMPGKKTNPMGGNSRYTYRIFARETKMDPLEHFGISPWFLIIGGVAFLVLMHLYLEKTGSVFDVLRLLPCLVSLIIGLVVTSVLVMMITQSVETNPMRALARNRYKELRILDMTHEMAVQGTALALGVPKEKVEEWLGTGAKL, from the coding sequence ATGAGCAACATCAGTCAAAGAGAAGATCAAATAGTAGTCATCACGCCGCCGACGCCGTGGATAACATTAATGCTCGTTCTGATGTGCATTTTTGGATTTTATCTGTCACAAGCGTCAGGTGAGCATTGGCTTAAAGATAATGCTTTTAATTGCGAAAAATATTTCCAGCAGGACAACATCATTGCGCAAATTAACTATTGTGTTCTGCCGACTTTCTGCCAAATAAACATACTCCATATGATAGGCAGCGCATATTTCATTTGGATTTTTGGTTCGCAAATTGAATTGCGCGTAGGCAACGCATTGATGGCCGTCATTGTTATGATCACAATGATTTCCGGATGGATGAGTTTGGCGCAAACACTTGGACCGATTGGATTGCCCGTATTTGTGGGCCCGGCATTTCTCACTTGCGCGTTGCTCGGCGGCTATTTAATGCTGATGCCCGGCAAAAAGACAAATCCGATGGGCGGCAACTCTCGTTATACCTACAGAATTTTTGCAAGAGAAACCAAAATGGATCCGCTGGAACATTTTGGAATTTCCCCTTGGTTTTTGATTATTGGTGGAGTCGCCTTCCTCGTATTAATGCATTTGTACTTGGAAAAAACCGGCTCCGTATTTGATGTTTTACGGCTACTACCTTGCCTTGTTAGTTTGATAATCGGTCTGGTAGTGACATCAGTTCTGGTCATGATGATCACGCAAAGTGTGGAAACAAATCCCATGCGTGCACTAGCCCGTAACCGCTACAAAGAATTGCGAATTCTTGACATGACCCACGAAATGGCGGTCCAGGGTACAGCCCTTGCTTTGGGCGTTCCCAAAGAGAAAGTCGAGGAATGGCTGGGCACCGGCGCCAAGCTCTAA
- a CDS encoding DoxX family protein, which yields MKFFVSTYGLYVKVASYLQPLILLAFRLTWGWQFFKTGKGKLLHHQDIVGFFTTLGIPFPDMNAWLVGGLECVGGLLLMIGLASRLVAFPLAINMIVAYLAVAEDRVNLFRLFSDPDPFLQADPFFFLLTSVIILAFGPGPISVDYLLGRAFKKVRPKNKSV from the coding sequence GTGAAATTTTTTGTCTCGACTTATGGACTTTATGTCAAAGTGGCAAGCTATCTGCAGCCATTGATCTTGCTTGCGTTCAGGCTCACCTGGGGCTGGCAGTTTTTCAAAACCGGCAAAGGTAAATTACTACATCATCAGGACATTGTTGGTTTTTTTACTACTTTAGGAATTCCATTTCCTGATATGAATGCCTGGCTTGTCGGCGGACTGGAATGTGTCGGTGGCCTATTGCTGATGATTGGATTGGCATCGAGGCTTGTTGCTTTTCCATTGGCAATAAATATGATCGTTGCCTATCTTGCAGTTGCCGAAGATCGCGTGAACCTTTTTCGTTTGTTTTCCGATCCGGATCCGTTTCTGCAAGCTGATCCGTTTTTCTTTTTGTTGACGTCAGTGATTATTTTGGCATTTGGACCAGGACCGATATCGGTTGATTATTTGCTTGGACGTGCGTTTAAAAAAGTCCGCCCGAAGAATAAATCAGTCTGA
- the leuS gene encoding leucine--tRNA ligase, with protein sequence MSQQYNPQEIDEKWQEKWEGFGIYKAIDGDKRPKFYSLVMFPYPSGDLHMGHMRVYTISDVISRIKRMQGYNVLNPMGWDAFGLPAENAAIKRKLHPGAWTEQNIKFMRDSQLKKLGTSYDWDREVTTSTPDYYRWTQWIFLQFYKAGLAYRKSAPVNWCPDCATVLANEQVENGACWRHLETPVVQKQMDQWFLKITAYTEPLLNDLDKLTGWPERVKVMQRNWIGKSEGAILNFTVENKPNVRISVFTTRPDTVFGVSYLVLAPENPLVKELTTPENQAKVKEYVEQASHKTELERMATEKSKTGVPTGSHVVNPFNGDIVPVWVSDYVLMSYGTGAVMGVPAHDERDFAFAQTFSLPITQVISAKDATESHLKAAYVDDGVMINSGIFTGLKNTDAVPKIIKWAQENGSGEGKTNYRLRDWLISRQRYWGAPIPLIHCEACGIVPVPDDQLPVELPIEGITFTGEGGSPLSKTESWLNVPCPQCKKPARRETDTMDTFIDSSWYYLRYANAKDDKEAFAKELVNYWMPVDQYVGGIEHAILHLLYSRFFTKALRDLKLVDCDEPFSNLLSQGMVTMYSPVSGRIEKMSKSRGNVVGTTDFFKRYGADAARLFTLFAAPPEQELEWSEEGAVGQFRFLSRIWRLVQGLIERSEINPKAESVDPAKLDAKGKSLLQLTHRTIKAVTEDLSQERFSFNTAIARCMELVNGLYAYVGEGSSNKDAMKLSDDEINLVSFAVRNLLLCMAPMAPHISEELWHQIGAANGKDDSIHIHPWPKFIDALTISDEIELVLQVNGKIVNKVSVARGISKEKIEELALADDKVKAKLNGSAVRKIIVVPNKLVNVVI encoded by the coding sequence ATGTCGCAGCAATATAACCCGCAAGAAATAGACGAGAAGTGGCAAGAGAAGTGGGAAGGCTTTGGGATCTATAAGGCAATTGACGGCGACAAGCGTCCGAAGTTTTATTCGTTGGTCATGTTTCCCTACCCATCGGGCGATTTGCACATGGGACACATGCGGGTTTACACAATCTCTGATGTCATAAGCCGCATCAAGCGCATGCAGGGATACAACGTATTGAATCCAATGGGCTGGGATGCTTTTGGATTGCCTGCAGAGAATGCTGCAATTAAACGCAAGTTGCACCCAGGCGCCTGGACAGAACAAAACATCAAGTTTATGCGTGATTCTCAATTGAAGAAATTGGGCACGAGCTACGACTGGGATCGTGAAGTAACGACTTCAACTCCCGACTACTACCGCTGGACTCAGTGGATATTTCTCCAATTCTACAAAGCTGGTCTTGCCTACAGAAAAAGCGCACCTGTAAATTGGTGTCCGGATTGCGCAACAGTTTTGGCCAATGAGCAAGTGGAAAATGGCGCATGCTGGCGTCACTTAGAGACCCCTGTTGTACAAAAGCAAATGGACCAGTGGTTTCTCAAGATTACCGCTTACACAGAGCCGTTGCTAAACGATCTCGATAAATTGACTGGTTGGCCCGAGCGCGTCAAAGTCATGCAACGTAATTGGATCGGCAAATCAGAAGGCGCCATTCTCAATTTCACGGTTGAGAATAAACCCAATGTCCGCATCAGCGTATTCACAACGCGCCCTGACACTGTATTTGGTGTTAGTTATTTAGTTTTGGCTCCGGAGAATCCTCTTGTAAAAGAATTAACTACACCGGAAAACCAAGCAAAGGTTAAAGAGTACGTCGAACAAGCCAGTCACAAAACTGAGCTTGAGCGTATGGCGACGGAAAAATCCAAAACCGGCGTTCCTACAGGCAGCCATGTCGTAAATCCGTTTAACGGCGACATAGTACCGGTCTGGGTTTCCGACTATGTATTAATGAGCTACGGCACAGGCGCTGTGATGGGCGTACCGGCGCACGATGAACGCGATTTTGCGTTTGCTCAAACCTTCTCACTTCCCATTACACAAGTAATCTCTGCCAAAGACGCAACTGAGTCGCATCTCAAGGCTGCCTATGTCGACGATGGCGTGATGATCAATTCCGGTATTTTTACCGGCTTAAAAAATACCGATGCTGTGCCGAAGATTATCAAATGGGCACAGGAAAACGGCAGCGGCGAAGGTAAAACAAATTATCGTTTGCGTGATTGGTTGATAAGCCGTCAACGTTATTGGGGCGCTCCGATTCCGCTTATCCATTGCGAGGCTTGCGGCATAGTACCTGTTCCAGATGATCAATTGCCTGTTGAATTACCTATTGAAGGTATTACATTCACCGGTGAAGGCGGTTCGCCATTAAGCAAGACAGAATCTTGGCTCAACGTGCCTTGTCCTCAATGTAAAAAACCAGCGCGTCGAGAAACCGACACAATGGATACATTCATTGATTCCAGTTGGTATTACTTGCGCTACGCAAATGCCAAAGACGATAAAGAAGCTTTTGCCAAAGAGTTAGTTAATTACTGGATGCCTGTCGATCAATATGTCGGCGGCATTGAGCATGCCATTTTGCACTTGCTCTACTCTAGATTTTTCACTAAAGCATTGCGTGATTTGAAATTGGTTGATTGTGATGAGCCATTTTCCAATCTTCTTTCGCAAGGCATGGTGACGATGTATTCGCCAGTCTCAGGACGAATTGAGAAGATGTCGAAATCACGTGGCAATGTTGTCGGCACCACTGACTTCTTCAAACGCTACGGTGCAGACGCTGCTCGTTTGTTCACCTTATTTGCCGCTCCACCCGAGCAAGAGCTCGAGTGGTCGGAAGAAGGAGCAGTTGGACAATTCCGTTTTCTCAGTCGCATCTGGCGCTTGGTGCAAGGCTTAATTGAACGTAGCGAAATCAACCCAAAGGCGGAGTCAGTTGACCCAGCCAAGTTAGATGCAAAAGGCAAATCACTGTTGCAGTTGACGCATCGAACAATAAAAGCTGTGACTGAAGATTTGTCACAAGAGCGCTTCAGTTTCAATACAGCCATTGCCCGCTGCATGGAATTAGTCAACGGTCTCTATGCCTATGTCGGCGAGGGCAGTTCCAACAAAGACGCAATGAAGTTGAGCGACGACGAAATTAACCTCGTATCGTTTGCCGTTAGAAACTTGCTTTTGTGCATGGCGCCAATGGCACCACACATTTCAGAAGAACTCTGGCATCAGATTGGAGCAGCTAACGGCAAGGATGATTCAATTCATATCCATCCCTGGCCGAAATTCATTGACGCCTTAACGATTTCCGATGAGATAGAGCTCGTGCTGCAGGTTAACGGCAAGATCGTTAACAAAGTTTCGGTTGCCCGCGGCATATCTAAAGAAAAAATTGAGGAGCTTGCTTTGGCGGACGACAAAGTAAAGGCTAAGCTCAATGGCTCTGCCGTTCGCAAGATAATTGTCGTGCCAAACAAATTGGTCAACGTAGTAATTTAG